A single region of the Oncorhynchus keta strain PuntledgeMale-10-30-2019 chromosome 37, Oket_V2, whole genome shotgun sequence genome encodes:
- the LOC118379084 gene encoding protein SON-like isoform X1 codes for MAANIEQIFRDFVVNKIKEIEDESQDIILTDEGHPNGKTAEGADGINNTQDKDGVANKEEGDVPQKKHKKHKKHKKHKSKKKKRKEEKESGSESAADSDGDKAKTGEEDDGRSKRHKRHSGKKKKKKQKKDGDKSNSSSGSESESKPQPGNKESKPQDLPDIIPKLEEKCPEKSSRCSRSRSGKRRSRSRDRRGRSRSRSGRRRGGHTRSRSRHRRSGSHSRRSGSARRGRRTRSRSLVILKKDRRSRSRSRRRSKSKTRSQSSHREMSSGSPSPSRNNKSKSRSASRDSQSAEKDPSAALAEDESAVKDENVMVPIDPPALASKSSIEGVVNVAAASGGGWKPIPFLGDSSKGEPAVSSQPSECLTSPQKCPIPPEVPSGEQHEASTDHQSTSASDLNLNSQPTGEPGESDGPVTSETLDGSEDSLPPKTDAGGGEEVTPQGEELPASPQPKPQPSSGEAETTEKEGESSKSRSPSKRKKSRSKSPGQKKRSDAKSSKKRRSRSKSPGRKRKSRSSSPSRKRKSRTPSRRKKSRSKSGTRKKKSRSKSRTRNKRSKSRSPKRKRSKSRSPARRSKRSRSRSGSRRRGRGAFGSHQLSQRDRWKREPSHSPVLILRKKRSPARTNRDTSKSPPRLTELDKDQLLEIAKANAAAMCAKAGIPIPESLRPKAVLQLPLPSPNNPMSFSMPMNMNMPMNMSMNMPMSMTMNAAMASMTAATMTAALASMGSMASMHQMAPLPSITNKPPPGPPQPNMATIEDVKRKVAKQANSISIKEFTDKCKKIVEKGGELALAEPRISDDEDDGKPFGRAALREVKGISFSLNNASVRPSPALVVRSEAAFAKEFPVSSGSQHRKKEGDGGGAYGEWVTVDKKAEKAKVAATKALATAAKETSPGDAPLSAVSVATEEPAVVKESDSVFPEPPLQPVDITQAVGERMKAQKRLAENPYDISAICMLSRAQEQVDAWAQSNTIPGLFTGSTGATVLSSEELSNSGPQAWIKKDQFLRAAPVSGGVGEFLMRKMGWRTGEGLGRHREGTVEPIIIDFKTDRKGLVAEGEKTQKSGGMVVMKDLLGKHPVSALMEMCNKKKWIPPEFVMVTHSGPDHRKNFLFKVVVNGQDFQPASASPNKKHAKAMAATVALQAMGEVAGDTGLYTGPVFTTATTGPLFSSV; via the exons TCTGACAGATGAAGGCCATCCCAATGGTAAAACTGCAGAAGGAGCAGATGGGATCAACAACACACAAG ATAAAGATGGTGTAGCCAATAAGGAAGAGGGTGATGTCCCACAAAAGAAACACAAGAAGCACAAGAAACACAAGAAACACAAAAGCAAAAAGAAGAAAcgaaaggaagagaaagagagcggcTCAGAATCAGCAGCAGACTCTGATGGAGACAAGGCAAAGACTG GGGAAGAGGATGACGGGAGATCCAAGCGGCATAAACGACATTCtgggaagaagaagaaaaaaaagcagaAGAAAGATGGTGACAAGTCCAACAGCTCATCTGGGTCGGAGTCTGAGTCGAAGCCTCAGCCTGGGAACAAGGAGAGCAAACCTCAGGATCTGCCTGATATCATCCCTAAACTAGAGGAGAAGTGTCCGGAAAAGTCCTCCAGATGCTCACGGTCTCGTTCAGGCAAGCGCAGGTCCAGATccagggacaggagagggagatcCAGATCGAGGTCCGGTAGAAGACGTGGCGGACACACACGTTCCAGATCACGGCACCGGAGGTCCGGGTCACATTCTAGAAGGTCTGGGTCTGCTAGGAGAGGCAGGAGAACCCGGTCAAGGTCCCTCGTGATCTTGAAGAAAGACAGACGGTCTAGATCGAGATCCAGAAGGCGATCGAAATCTAAGACGAGATCTCAGTCGAGTCACCGAGAGATGAGTTCAGgatctccctctccttccagaAACAACAAATCCAAATCCAGGTCTGCCTCAAGAGACAGCCAATCGGCCGAGAAGGATCCCTCTGCTGCCCTGGCTGAAGATGAGTCTGCTGTGAAAGACGAAAACGTAATGGTTCCTATCGATCCGCCAGCCTTAGCTTCCAAAAGCAGCATTGAGGGTGTTGTCAATGTGGCCGCTGCCTCTGGAGGAGGGTGGAAGCCAATACCCTTCTTAGGGGACAGCAGTAAGGGAGAGCCAGCCGTTTCCTCCCAGCCCTCAGAATGTCTGACGTCTCCACAGAAGTGCCCTATTCCTCCCGAGGTGCCTTCAGGTGAGCAGCATGAGGCCTCCACTGACCACCAGTCAACGTCAGCATCTGATCTGAACCTCAACAGCCAGCCAACTGGTGAGCCAGGGGAATCGGATGGACCTGTTACTTCAGAAACCTTGGATGGCTCTGAAGATTCCTTACCCCCCAAAACGGATgctggtggaggagaagaggtgacACCTCAGGGTGAAGAGCTGCCTGCCTCTCCTCAACCTAAACCACAGCCATCATCTGGAGAGGCCGAGACGACAGAGAAGGAAGGAGAATCTTCAAAGTCCAGGTCTCCTTCAaagaggaaaaagtcaaggtcaAAGTCTCCTGGTCAGAAGAAACGCTCTGATGCAAAGTCCTCCAAGAAGAGGAGGTCCAGATCCAAGTCTCCAGGGAGGAAAAGGAAATCGAGGTCCTCGTCGCCAAGCCGCAAGAGGAAGTCCAGGACGCCGTCTCGGAGGAAGAAGTCTCGCTCAAAGTCCGGGACGAGAAAGAAAAAATCACGGTCCAAGTCCAGAACGCGGAACAAGCGCTCAAAGTCTAGGTCACCGAAAAGGAAACGGTCCAAGTCACGGTCTCCTGCTCGGAGGTCAAAGAGGTCAAGGTCACGCTCTGGTTCGCGGCGGAGGGGTAGGGGTGCATTCGGCAGCCACCAGCTGAGCCAGAGGGACCGCTGGAAGCGTGAGCCAAGCCATTCCCCAGTCCTCATCCTCCGCAAGAAGAGGTCTCCGGCACGCACCAACCGCGACACCAGCAAAAGCCCGCCACGACTCACAGAGCTGG ATAAAGACCAGTTACTGGAGATTGCTAAGGCTAATGCAGCCGCCATGTGTGCCAAGGCAGGGATACCCATCCCAGAGAGCCTGCGACCCAAAGCTGTCCTCCAGCTGCCTttacccagccccaacaaccccaTGTCCTTCTCCATGCCCATGAATATGAACATGCCCATGAACATGTCTATGAACATGCCTATGAGCATGACCATGAATGCAGCTATGGCTAGCATGACAGCTGCCACAATGACTGCTGCCCTGGCTAGTATGGGATCTATGGCCTCCATGCACCAGATGGCTCCGCTCCCCAGCATCACCAACAAGCCCCCGCCAGGTCCCCCCCAGCCCAACATGGCCACCATTGAGGATGTGAAGAGGAAGGTGGCCAAGCAGGCAAACAGCATCAGCATCAAGGAGTTCACTGAC AAGTGTAAGAAGATtgtggagaagggaggggagctGGCCCTCGCTGAACCCCGTATATCTGACGATGAGGACGACGGCAAACCGTTTGGACGAGCCGCCCTGAGGGAGGTCAAGGGCATCTCCTTCAGCCTCAAT aaCGCATCCGTGCGTCCATCTCCGGCGTTGGTGGTTCGGAGCGAGGCGGCGTTCGCCAAGGAGTTCCCCGTGTCGTCGGGCTCCCAGCACAGGAAGAAGGAGGGCGACGGGGGAGGGGCTTACGGAGAGTGGGTGACCGTCGACAAGAAGGCGGAAAAGGCCAAGGTGGCGGCGACCAAGGCATTGGCAACGGCTGCTAAGGAAACTTCGCCTGGGGATGCGCCTTTGTCTGCGGTGTCCGTGGCAACGGAGGAGCCGGCGGTCGTCAAGGAGAGTGATAGTGTGTTTCCGGAGCCGCCGCTACAG CCTGTAGACATCACCCAGGCAGTCGGTGAGAGGATGAAGGCCCAGAAGCGTCTGGCTGAGAACCCGTACGACATCAGCGCCATCTGCATGCTCAGCCGTGCTCAGGAACAG GTGGATGCATGGGCCCAGTCCAACACCATCCCTGGTCTGTTTACAGGTTCTACTGGAGCAACGGTGCTCAGCTCAGAGGAGCTGTCCAACAGCGGACCACAGGCCTGGATTAAAAAG gaccAGTTCTTGCGAGCAGCCCCGGTGTCGGGAGGAGTAGGGGAGTTTCTCATGAGGAAGATGGGATGGCGGACGGGGGAGGGGCTAGGGCGACACCGCGAGGGCACTGTCGAGCCAATCATCATCGACTTCAAGACCGACCGCAAAG GTCTGGTGGCTGAGGGAGAGAAGACTCAGAAGTCGGGCGGTATGGTTGTGATGAAGGATCTACTGG GTAAGCACCCAGTGTCTGCTCTGATGGAGATGTGCAACAAGAAGAAGTGGATTCCTCCAGAGTTTGTTATGGTGACCCACAGTGGCCCAGACCACCGCAAGAACTTCCTTTTCAAG GTGGTGGTAAATGGTCAAGACTTCCAGCCTGCGTCAGCCAGTCCCAATAAGAAGCATGCCAAAGCCATGGCTGCTACGGTGGCTCTGCAGGCCATGGGAGAGGTGGCAGGGGACACAGGGCTTTATACAGGGCCTGTGTTCACCACTGCTACCACTGGCCCACTGTTCTCCTCCGTCTAA
- the LOC118379084 gene encoding protein SON-like isoform X3, protein MAANIEQIFRDFVVNKIKEIEDESQDIILTDEGHPNGKTAEGADGINNTQDKDGVANKEEGDVPQKKHKKHKKHKKHKSKKKKRKEEKESGSESAADSDGDKAKTGEEDDGRSKRHKRHSGKKKKKKQKKDGDKSNSSSGSESESKPQPGNKESKPQDLPDIIPKLEEKCPEKSSRCSRSRSGKRRSRSRDRRGRSRSRSGRRRGGHTRSRSRHRRSGSHSRRSGSARRGRRTRSRSLVILKKDRRSRSRSRRRSKSKTRSQSSHREMSSGSPSPSRNNKSKSRSASRDSQSAEKDPSAALAEDESAVKDENVMVPIDPPALASKSSIEGVVNVAAASGGGWKPIPFLGDSSKGEPAVSSQPSECLTSPQKCPIPPEVPSGEQHEASTDHQSTSASDLNLNSQPTGEPGESDGPVTSETLDGSEDSLPPKTDAGGGEEVTPQGEELPASPQPKPQPSSGEAETTEKEGESSKSRSPSKRKKSRSKSPGQKKRSDAKSSKKRRSRSKSPGRKRKSRSSSPSRKRKSRTPSRRKKSRSKSGTRKKKSRSKSRTRNKRSKSRSPKRKRSKSRSPARRSKRSRSRSGSRRRGRGAFGSHQLSQRDRWKREPSHSPVLILRKKRSPARTNRDTSKSPPRLTELDKDQLLEIAKANAAAMCAKAGIPIPESLRPKAVLQLPLPSPNNPMSFSMPMNMNMPMNMSMNMPMSMTMNAAMASMTAATMTAALASMGSMASMHQMAPLPSITNKPPPGPPQPNMATIEDVKRKVAKQANSISIKEFTDKCKKIVEKGGELALAEPRISDDEDDGKPFGRAALREVKGISFSLNNASVRPSPALVVRSEAAFAKEFPVSSGSQHRKKEGDGGGAYGEWVTVDKKAEKAKVAATKALATAAKETSPGDAPLSAVSVATEEPAVVKESDSVFPEPPLQPVDITQAVGERMKAQKRLAENPYDISAICMLSRAQEQVLLEQRCSAQRSCPTADHRPGLKRVSPCSCPCCHGHSQAPLISCLMLGR, encoded by the exons TCTGACAGATGAAGGCCATCCCAATGGTAAAACTGCAGAAGGAGCAGATGGGATCAACAACACACAAG ATAAAGATGGTGTAGCCAATAAGGAAGAGGGTGATGTCCCACAAAAGAAACACAAGAAGCACAAGAAACACAAGAAACACAAAAGCAAAAAGAAGAAAcgaaaggaagagaaagagagcggcTCAGAATCAGCAGCAGACTCTGATGGAGACAAGGCAAAGACTG GGGAAGAGGATGACGGGAGATCCAAGCGGCATAAACGACATTCtgggaagaagaagaaaaaaaagcagaAGAAAGATGGTGACAAGTCCAACAGCTCATCTGGGTCGGAGTCTGAGTCGAAGCCTCAGCCTGGGAACAAGGAGAGCAAACCTCAGGATCTGCCTGATATCATCCCTAAACTAGAGGAGAAGTGTCCGGAAAAGTCCTCCAGATGCTCACGGTCTCGTTCAGGCAAGCGCAGGTCCAGATccagggacaggagagggagatcCAGATCGAGGTCCGGTAGAAGACGTGGCGGACACACACGTTCCAGATCACGGCACCGGAGGTCCGGGTCACATTCTAGAAGGTCTGGGTCTGCTAGGAGAGGCAGGAGAACCCGGTCAAGGTCCCTCGTGATCTTGAAGAAAGACAGACGGTCTAGATCGAGATCCAGAAGGCGATCGAAATCTAAGACGAGATCTCAGTCGAGTCACCGAGAGATGAGTTCAGgatctccctctccttccagaAACAACAAATCCAAATCCAGGTCTGCCTCAAGAGACAGCCAATCGGCCGAGAAGGATCCCTCTGCTGCCCTGGCTGAAGATGAGTCTGCTGTGAAAGACGAAAACGTAATGGTTCCTATCGATCCGCCAGCCTTAGCTTCCAAAAGCAGCATTGAGGGTGTTGTCAATGTGGCCGCTGCCTCTGGAGGAGGGTGGAAGCCAATACCCTTCTTAGGGGACAGCAGTAAGGGAGAGCCAGCCGTTTCCTCCCAGCCCTCAGAATGTCTGACGTCTCCACAGAAGTGCCCTATTCCTCCCGAGGTGCCTTCAGGTGAGCAGCATGAGGCCTCCACTGACCACCAGTCAACGTCAGCATCTGATCTGAACCTCAACAGCCAGCCAACTGGTGAGCCAGGGGAATCGGATGGACCTGTTACTTCAGAAACCTTGGATGGCTCTGAAGATTCCTTACCCCCCAAAACGGATgctggtggaggagaagaggtgacACCTCAGGGTGAAGAGCTGCCTGCCTCTCCTCAACCTAAACCACAGCCATCATCTGGAGAGGCCGAGACGACAGAGAAGGAAGGAGAATCTTCAAAGTCCAGGTCTCCTTCAaagaggaaaaagtcaaggtcaAAGTCTCCTGGTCAGAAGAAACGCTCTGATGCAAAGTCCTCCAAGAAGAGGAGGTCCAGATCCAAGTCTCCAGGGAGGAAAAGGAAATCGAGGTCCTCGTCGCCAAGCCGCAAGAGGAAGTCCAGGACGCCGTCTCGGAGGAAGAAGTCTCGCTCAAAGTCCGGGACGAGAAAGAAAAAATCACGGTCCAAGTCCAGAACGCGGAACAAGCGCTCAAAGTCTAGGTCACCGAAAAGGAAACGGTCCAAGTCACGGTCTCCTGCTCGGAGGTCAAAGAGGTCAAGGTCACGCTCTGGTTCGCGGCGGAGGGGTAGGGGTGCATTCGGCAGCCACCAGCTGAGCCAGAGGGACCGCTGGAAGCGTGAGCCAAGCCATTCCCCAGTCCTCATCCTCCGCAAGAAGAGGTCTCCGGCACGCACCAACCGCGACACCAGCAAAAGCCCGCCACGACTCACAGAGCTGG ATAAAGACCAGTTACTGGAGATTGCTAAGGCTAATGCAGCCGCCATGTGTGCCAAGGCAGGGATACCCATCCCAGAGAGCCTGCGACCCAAAGCTGTCCTCCAGCTGCCTttacccagccccaacaaccccaTGTCCTTCTCCATGCCCATGAATATGAACATGCCCATGAACATGTCTATGAACATGCCTATGAGCATGACCATGAATGCAGCTATGGCTAGCATGACAGCTGCCACAATGACTGCTGCCCTGGCTAGTATGGGATCTATGGCCTCCATGCACCAGATGGCTCCGCTCCCCAGCATCACCAACAAGCCCCCGCCAGGTCCCCCCCAGCCCAACATGGCCACCATTGAGGATGTGAAGAGGAAGGTGGCCAAGCAGGCAAACAGCATCAGCATCAAGGAGTTCACTGAC AAGTGTAAGAAGATtgtggagaagggaggggagctGGCCCTCGCTGAACCCCGTATATCTGACGATGAGGACGACGGCAAACCGTTTGGACGAGCCGCCCTGAGGGAGGTCAAGGGCATCTCCTTCAGCCTCAAT aaCGCATCCGTGCGTCCATCTCCGGCGTTGGTGGTTCGGAGCGAGGCGGCGTTCGCCAAGGAGTTCCCCGTGTCGTCGGGCTCCCAGCACAGGAAGAAGGAGGGCGACGGGGGAGGGGCTTACGGAGAGTGGGTGACCGTCGACAAGAAGGCGGAAAAGGCCAAGGTGGCGGCGACCAAGGCATTGGCAACGGCTGCTAAGGAAACTTCGCCTGGGGATGCGCCTTTGTCTGCGGTGTCCGTGGCAACGGAGGAGCCGGCGGTCGTCAAGGAGAGTGATAGTGTGTTTCCGGAGCCGCCGCTACAG CCTGTAGACATCACCCAGGCAGTCGGTGAGAGGATGAAGGCCCAGAAGCGTCTGGCTGAGAACCCGTACGACATCAGCGCCATCTGCATGCTCAGCCGTGCTCAGGAACAG GTTCTACTGGAGCAACGGTGCTCAGCTCAGAGGAGCTGTCCAACAGCGGACCACAGGCCTGGATTAAAAAG GGTCAGTCCTTGTAGCTGTCCTTGTTGCCATGGCCACAGTCAGGCCCCCCTCATTTCCTGTCTGATGCTGGGCCGGTGA
- the LOC118379084 gene encoding protein SON-like isoform X4 — MAANIEQIFRDFVVNKIKEIEDESQDIILTDEGHPNGKTAEGADGINNTQDKDGVANKEEGDVPQKKHKKHKKHKKHKSKKKKRKEEKESGSESAADSDGDKAKTGEEDDGRSKRHKRHSGKKKKKKQKKDGDKSNSSSGSESESKPQPGNKESKPQDLPDIIPKLEEKCPEKSSRCSRSRSGKRRSRSRDRRGRSRSRSGRRRGGHTRSRSRHRRSGSHSRRSGSARRGRRTRSRSLVILKKDRRSRSRSRRRSKSKTRSQSSHREMSSGSPSPSRNNKSKSRSASRDSQSAEKDPSAALAEDESAVKDENVMVPIDPPALASKSSIEGVVNVAAASGGGWKPIPFLGDSSKGEPAVSSQPSECLTSPQKCPIPPEVPSGEQHEASTDHQSTSASDLNLNSQPTGEPGESDGPVTSETLDGSEDSLPPKTDAGGGEEVTPQGEELPASPQPKPQPSSGEAETTEKEGESSKSRSPSKRKKSRSKSPGQKKRSDAKSSKKRRSRSKSPGRKRKSRSSSPSRKRKSRTPSRRKKSRSKSGTRKKKSRSKSRTRNKRSKSRSPKRKRSKSRSPARRSKRSRSRSGSRRRGRGAFGSHQLSQRDRWKREPSHSPVLILRKKRSPARTNRDTSKSPPRLTELDKDQLLEIAKANAAAMCAKAGIPIPESLRPKAVLQLPLPSPNNPMSFSMPMNMNMPMNMSMNMPMSMTMNAAMASMTAATMTAALASMGSMASMHQMAPLPSITNKPPPGPPQPNMATIEDVKRKVAKQANSISIKEFTDKCKKIVEKGGELALAEPRISDDEDDGKPFGRAALREVKGISFSLNNASVRPSPALVVRSEAAFAKEFPVSSGSQHRKKEGDGGGAYGEWVTVDKKAEKAKVAATKALATAAKETSPGDAPLSAVSVATEEPAVVKESDSVFPEPPLQPVDITQAVGERMKAQKRLAENPYDISAICMLSRAQEQVDAWAQSNTIPGLFTGSTGATVLSSEELSNSGPQAWIKKGQSL; from the exons TCTGACAGATGAAGGCCATCCCAATGGTAAAACTGCAGAAGGAGCAGATGGGATCAACAACACACAAG ATAAAGATGGTGTAGCCAATAAGGAAGAGGGTGATGTCCCACAAAAGAAACACAAGAAGCACAAGAAACACAAGAAACACAAAAGCAAAAAGAAGAAAcgaaaggaagagaaagagagcggcTCAGAATCAGCAGCAGACTCTGATGGAGACAAGGCAAAGACTG GGGAAGAGGATGACGGGAGATCCAAGCGGCATAAACGACATTCtgggaagaagaagaaaaaaaagcagaAGAAAGATGGTGACAAGTCCAACAGCTCATCTGGGTCGGAGTCTGAGTCGAAGCCTCAGCCTGGGAACAAGGAGAGCAAACCTCAGGATCTGCCTGATATCATCCCTAAACTAGAGGAGAAGTGTCCGGAAAAGTCCTCCAGATGCTCACGGTCTCGTTCAGGCAAGCGCAGGTCCAGATccagggacaggagagggagatcCAGATCGAGGTCCGGTAGAAGACGTGGCGGACACACACGTTCCAGATCACGGCACCGGAGGTCCGGGTCACATTCTAGAAGGTCTGGGTCTGCTAGGAGAGGCAGGAGAACCCGGTCAAGGTCCCTCGTGATCTTGAAGAAAGACAGACGGTCTAGATCGAGATCCAGAAGGCGATCGAAATCTAAGACGAGATCTCAGTCGAGTCACCGAGAGATGAGTTCAGgatctccctctccttccagaAACAACAAATCCAAATCCAGGTCTGCCTCAAGAGACAGCCAATCGGCCGAGAAGGATCCCTCTGCTGCCCTGGCTGAAGATGAGTCTGCTGTGAAAGACGAAAACGTAATGGTTCCTATCGATCCGCCAGCCTTAGCTTCCAAAAGCAGCATTGAGGGTGTTGTCAATGTGGCCGCTGCCTCTGGAGGAGGGTGGAAGCCAATACCCTTCTTAGGGGACAGCAGTAAGGGAGAGCCAGCCGTTTCCTCCCAGCCCTCAGAATGTCTGACGTCTCCACAGAAGTGCCCTATTCCTCCCGAGGTGCCTTCAGGTGAGCAGCATGAGGCCTCCACTGACCACCAGTCAACGTCAGCATCTGATCTGAACCTCAACAGCCAGCCAACTGGTGAGCCAGGGGAATCGGATGGACCTGTTACTTCAGAAACCTTGGATGGCTCTGAAGATTCCTTACCCCCCAAAACGGATgctggtggaggagaagaggtgacACCTCAGGGTGAAGAGCTGCCTGCCTCTCCTCAACCTAAACCACAGCCATCATCTGGAGAGGCCGAGACGACAGAGAAGGAAGGAGAATCTTCAAAGTCCAGGTCTCCTTCAaagaggaaaaagtcaaggtcaAAGTCTCCTGGTCAGAAGAAACGCTCTGATGCAAAGTCCTCCAAGAAGAGGAGGTCCAGATCCAAGTCTCCAGGGAGGAAAAGGAAATCGAGGTCCTCGTCGCCAAGCCGCAAGAGGAAGTCCAGGACGCCGTCTCGGAGGAAGAAGTCTCGCTCAAAGTCCGGGACGAGAAAGAAAAAATCACGGTCCAAGTCCAGAACGCGGAACAAGCGCTCAAAGTCTAGGTCACCGAAAAGGAAACGGTCCAAGTCACGGTCTCCTGCTCGGAGGTCAAAGAGGTCAAGGTCACGCTCTGGTTCGCGGCGGAGGGGTAGGGGTGCATTCGGCAGCCACCAGCTGAGCCAGAGGGACCGCTGGAAGCGTGAGCCAAGCCATTCCCCAGTCCTCATCCTCCGCAAGAAGAGGTCTCCGGCACGCACCAACCGCGACACCAGCAAAAGCCCGCCACGACTCACAGAGCTGG ATAAAGACCAGTTACTGGAGATTGCTAAGGCTAATGCAGCCGCCATGTGTGCCAAGGCAGGGATACCCATCCCAGAGAGCCTGCGACCCAAAGCTGTCCTCCAGCTGCCTttacccagccccaacaaccccaTGTCCTTCTCCATGCCCATGAATATGAACATGCCCATGAACATGTCTATGAACATGCCTATGAGCATGACCATGAATGCAGCTATGGCTAGCATGACAGCTGCCACAATGACTGCTGCCCTGGCTAGTATGGGATCTATGGCCTCCATGCACCAGATGGCTCCGCTCCCCAGCATCACCAACAAGCCCCCGCCAGGTCCCCCCCAGCCCAACATGGCCACCATTGAGGATGTGAAGAGGAAGGTGGCCAAGCAGGCAAACAGCATCAGCATCAAGGAGTTCACTGAC AAGTGTAAGAAGATtgtggagaagggaggggagctGGCCCTCGCTGAACCCCGTATATCTGACGATGAGGACGACGGCAAACCGTTTGGACGAGCCGCCCTGAGGGAGGTCAAGGGCATCTCCTTCAGCCTCAAT aaCGCATCCGTGCGTCCATCTCCGGCGTTGGTGGTTCGGAGCGAGGCGGCGTTCGCCAAGGAGTTCCCCGTGTCGTCGGGCTCCCAGCACAGGAAGAAGGAGGGCGACGGGGGAGGGGCTTACGGAGAGTGGGTGACCGTCGACAAGAAGGCGGAAAAGGCCAAGGTGGCGGCGACCAAGGCATTGGCAACGGCTGCTAAGGAAACTTCGCCTGGGGATGCGCCTTTGTCTGCGGTGTCCGTGGCAACGGAGGAGCCGGCGGTCGTCAAGGAGAGTGATAGTGTGTTTCCGGAGCCGCCGCTACAG CCTGTAGACATCACCCAGGCAGTCGGTGAGAGGATGAAGGCCCAGAAGCGTCTGGCTGAGAACCCGTACGACATCAGCGCCATCTGCATGCTCAGCCGTGCTCAGGAACAG GTGGATGCATGGGCCCAGTCCAACACCATCCCTGGTCTGTTTACAGGTTCTACTGGAGCAACGGTGCTCAGCTCAGAGGAGCTGTCCAACAGCGGACCACAGGCCTGGATTAAAAAG GGTCAGTCCTTGTAG